A single region of the Lotus japonicus ecotype B-129 chromosome 4, LjGifu_v1.2 genome encodes:
- the LOC130709917 gene encoding cyclin-dependent kinase inhibitor 4-like isoform X2, whose translation MGKSMKKSKIAGNLAAVITEAPPPPSSPQQSDPSAYLQLRSRCLLRRVPPAAANSRLRESSPKTPSSRFCVQEENADVGAEDSFGENFFEVEDRDRSTRESTPCSLIRDSSAIDTPGSTTRQRRHHIVHPHIQRNIPTAYEMEEFFACAEKQQQTKFMDKYNFDVVYEVPLPGRYEWVPVLH comes from the exons ATGGGAAAGTCCATGAAGAAATCCAAAATCGCCGGCAACCTCGCCGCCGTGATCACAGAGGCTCCACCACCGCCTTCCTCGCCGCAACAGTCGGATCCCTCCGCCTACCTTCAGCTCCGGAGCCGCTGCCTCCTCCGCAGGGTTCCGCCCGCAGCCGCCAATTCCAGGCTCCGAGAGAGTTCGCCCAAAACGCCGTCGTCTCGGTTCTGTGTGCAAGAGGAGAACGCTGATGTCGGTGCGGAAGATTCTTTTGGAGAAAATTTCTTCGAGGTTGAAGACAGAGATAG AAGCACAAGGGAGAGCACACCTTGTAGTTTAATAAGGGATTCAAGTGCCATTGACACCCCAGGTTCAACCACAAGGCAAAGGAGGCACCACATAGTTCATCCACACATTCAAAGAAATATTCCAACGGCTTAcgaaatggaggagttcttcgCTTGTGCAGAGAAGCAGCAACAAACAAAATTtatggacaa GTACAATTTTGACGTTGTGTATGAAGTACCTCTGCCAGGACGGTACGAATGGGTCCCAGTACTTCACTAG
- the LOC130709917 gene encoding cyclin-dependent kinase inhibitor 3-like isoform X1, which yields MGKSMKKSKIAGNLAAVITEAPPPPSSPQQSDPSAYLQLRSRCLLRRVPPAAANSRLRESSPKTPSSRFCVQEENADVGAEDSFGENFFEVEDRDSRSTRESTPCSLIRDSSAIDTPGSTTRQRRHHIVHPHIQRNIPTAYEMEEFFACAEKQQQTKFMDKYNFDVVYEVPLPGRYEWVPVLH from the exons ATGGGAAAGTCCATGAAGAAATCCAAAATCGCCGGCAACCTCGCCGCCGTGATCACAGAGGCTCCACCACCGCCTTCCTCGCCGCAACAGTCGGATCCCTCCGCCTACCTTCAGCTCCGGAGCCGCTGCCTCCTCCGCAGGGTTCCGCCCGCAGCCGCCAATTCCAGGCTCCGAGAGAGTTCGCCCAAAACGCCGTCGTCTCGGTTCTGTGTGCAAGAGGAGAACGCTGATGTCGGTGCGGAAGATTCTTTTGGAGAAAATTTCTTCGAGGTTGAAGACAGAGATAG caGAAGCACAAGGGAGAGCACACCTTGTAGTTTAATAAGGGATTCAAGTGCCATTGACACCCCAGGTTCAACCACAAGGCAAAGGAGGCACCACATAGTTCATCCACACATTCAAAGAAATATTCCAACGGCTTAcgaaatggaggagttcttcgCTTGTGCAGAGAAGCAGCAACAAACAAAATTtatggacaa GTACAATTTTGACGTTGTGTATGAAGTACCTCTGCCAGGACGGTACGAATGGGTCCCAGTACTTCACTAG
- the LOC130712391 gene encoding uncharacterized protein LOC130712391, protein MVLGRVKERPVLVRDRVDLIAHKLARVEFEEGNKHLPRVFVADSVIKNLSNPWREALVIKVLGKNLGYTLMRKKLQGLWKPKGGFETMDIDHGVFMVKFDQTDDKENVLKGGPWMVFDRCLAVSLWSPDLVTSESLVLKTLVWIRFPGLNPAYYDESLLFALATSVGKPLKVDAHTTQMNRGRYARVCMEIDLSQPVAKRIWFRNQWIRVEYEGIHIICDHCGCYGHLSRNCITQNQSATSQQGVHAGKAASQKGVHAGKAAVSAGHANPSSKVTQGAHKSQDNDGWTQIKDHKSRANLNSNSNAPSRQKQKPPATSKAKLKSLAST, encoded by the coding sequence ATGGTTCTAGGGAGGGTGAAGGAGAGACCGGTGCTGGTGCGGGATCGAGTTGACCTCATTGCTCACAAACTGGCCCGTGTGGAGTTTGAGGAAGGTAACAAACACTTGCCTAGGGTGTTTGTTGCGGATTCTGTGATCAAGAACCTGAGTAATCCATGGAGGGAGGCGCTGGTAATCAAAGTTCTTGGGAAAAACTTGGGGTACACCCTCATGCGGAAGAAGCTGCAGGGTCTGTGGAAACCCAAGGGTGGTTTTGAAACCATGGATATTGATCATGGTGTATTCATGGTCAAGTTTGATCAGACTGATGATAAGGAGAATGTGCTTAAAGGGGGGCCATGGATGGTCTTTGATAGATGCTTGGCTGTGTCCTTATGGAGTCCAGATCTGGTTACGTCAGAATCACTGGTTCTGAAGACCTTAGTCTGGATCCGGTTCCCAGGCCTTAATCCGGCGTACTACGACGAGAGCCTGCTGTTCGCGCTAGCAACGTCGGTGGGGAAGCCGCTCAAGGTGGATGCTCACACGACTCAGATGAATCGAGGTCGTTATGCACGAGTGTGCATGGAGATCGACCTTAGTCAGCCTGTGGCTAAGAGAATTTGGTTCCGCAATCAATGGATCCGTGTGGAATATGAAGGCATTCACATTATCTGTGATCATTGTGGCTGTTACGGCCACCTTAGCCGCAATTGCATCACTCAAAACCAGTCGGCAACATCGCAGCAGGGTGTGCATGCAGGGAAGGCAGCGTCACAGAAGGGTGTGCATGCAGGGAAGGCGGCGGTTAGTGCTGGCCATGCAAACCCTAGCTCAAAGGTAACACAAGGGGCCCACAAATCACAAGATAATGATGGTTGGACCCAGATCAAAGACCATAAATCACGAgcaaatttgaattcaaattcaaatgctCCTTCTCGGCAGAAACAGAAACCGCCTGCTACGTCCAAGGCGAAACTCAAGAGCTTAGCATCTACATAA